ATCCTCGAGTACGAAGAGATCCTTGGCAGCGAGCAGCGCCAGCGCGAAATCGTGAGCGAGGAGCTCGAGGCGATCGTCGAGAAGTACGGCGATGAGCGCCGCACCCAGATCGTGCCGTTCGACGGCGATGTTTCCGTTGAGGATCTGATCCCCGAAGAGGACATGGTCGTCACGATTACGCGCGGCGGCTGGGTTAAGCGCACCAAGACCGACGAATACCGCGCGCAAAAGCGCGGCGGTAAGGGTGTGCGCGGCGCGAGCCTGCGCGAGAACGACGTGGTCGACCACTTCTTCACGACCACGACCCACAAGTGGCTTTTGTTCTTCACGAACTTCGGCCGCGTGTACCGCATCAAGGGCTACGAGCTGCCCGAGGCGCCGCGCGACTCGAAGGGCCAGCACATCGCGAACCTTCTCGAATTCCAGCCGAACGAGTCGATCCGTTCCGTGCTCGTGATCAGCGACTACGACGAAGCTGAGTACCTCGTGCTCGCCACGAAGCACGGCATCGTCAAGAAGACCGCGATGAGCGCGTTTGACTCGAACCGCAGCGCTGGCTTGATCGCGATCAACCTGCGTGAGTTTGAGGGGTCCGACGGTTCCCTCGTCACCGATGAGCTTGTGGCGGCCCGCGCTGTCAACGGTGACGATCACCTGTTGCTCGTTTCGAAGAACGGCCAAAGCGTGCGTTTCCCCGCTTCCGACGACGTGTTGCGTCCCATGGGCCGCGTCACGGGCGGCGTGACCGGCATGAAGTTCCGCGGTGACGATGAGCTTCTCGCGATGGATGTTGCCCACCCCGACACGTTCGTGTTTACCGTGACAGATTCCGGCTTCGCGAAGCGATCCTCGATTGATGAGTACCGCGTGCAGGGCCGAGGTGGCCTGGGGATTAAAGTCGCGAAGCTGCCGAACGACCGCGGTCACCTCGTGGGTGCCGCGATCGTTGAAGAAACTGACGAAGTTTTCGTGCTCATGGAAAAAGGCAAGGTCGTGCGGTCCTCCGTCGCGGGCGTGCCTTCCAAGGGCCGTGACACCATGGGCGTTGTGTTCGCAAAGCCCGACCAGAAAGACTCGATCATCCTCGTCAATGTGTTCAAGGAAAGCGAACCGGATGACGAGGCGGAAGAAGCTGGCAGTGATGATGCCGGCGATGCCGTAGTCTCGGACTGATCGAATGAGCGAGGAGAACACCGTGAGTTCCACTAGCGACGACAAGACCCAGCCGATTGCGAAGCAGGGCGGGCCCGAGCAGAGCGCCGAGTCCCGCAACGCCACCGCCGCGCTCTCGGAGGGCGTCACGAGCCGGATCGACGCGATTAAGAGCGGCGAAACCGACGAGCCGAAGTCGACCTCCCGCACCAAGAAGAATGCTCAGGCACAGGGTGCGAAAGAAGGAAACGCGGCAAGCGAGCAAGCGTCGGACCGCGCTGCTGCCCCCCAAGCCGGGCAGAGCCACGGCGCAAAAGCCGGTGGCCAGAGCCGTGGCGCGCACGATGCCCAGGCAAACCGCGCGCAGACCGGTGCGCAGCCGGTGCCGCGCAGCCGCACAACCCACCAGCCGGCCGCACGGCCCGTGCCCGGTGCACACGAAACGGCACCCGCGCAGGAGGCACCCCGCCAGGGTGGCCGCCGCGTCAAACTTACGCTTTCGCAGCTCGACCCGTGGAGCGTCATGAAGCTGTCGTTCCTCGTGGCGATCGCCTTTGGTATCGCGCTCATTATCGCCGTGGCGATCCTGTGGCAGATCGTCGATGCGATCGGCTTGTGGGATCAGATCTACCAGATCGGTTCTGACCTCAACAGCGGCAAGCCGCTGCCGTTCATGGAGTACTTCGAGTTCTCGAAGATGCTTTCGTACTCGGTGATCGTGGCCGTGCTCAACGTCGTGATCATTACCGCGCTCGGCACGCTGTTCGCGTTCCTGTACAACATCGTGGCCTCGCTGCTCGGCGGCTTGAAGGTCACGCTGACGGATAACTAATTCTTGTCGTGAGGAAAGGGCCAGGCTTTTCGGAGCCTGGCCCTTTTGCAATGCTTCGCGCGGAGCGTCCTCACGTACGATAGGAGCATGATTCAAGGCGAGCTACGCAGCAGAATTGACCGGGTGTGGGACGCATTTTGGTCGGGAGGTATCAGTAATCCTCTTGAGGTGATCGAGCAGATCACATACCTGCTGTTTTTGCGGCGCCTCGATGATCTTCAGGACAATGCTGAGCGGAAGGCACGCTTCACGGGTAGTCCCATCGAGAATCCTGTCTATTTGCCGGGTCAGGAGCATTTGCGGTGGAAGAACCTGAGAGAGCTTTCTCCCGATCAGATGTTTGCGCGCATGAGCGGGGAGGTTTTCCCGTACCTGCAGAACCTCGGGCATCAGTTCTCCGGTGGGGATTCCACGTTCACCCAGCACATGAAGGGTGCCCGGTTCACGATTCCGAATGCGCAGCTGCTCACGAAGGTCGTGGACATGCTCGATCAGGTGCCTATGGAGAACCGGGATACGAACGGTGACCTGTATGAGTACATGCTCAGCAAGCTTGCGACGTCGGGAACAAATGGCCAGTTCCGCACCCCTCGGCACATCATCGAGTTGATGGTCGATCTGATGGCGCCGAAGCCGGGGGATCGGATTGTTGACCCGGCGTGTGGAACGGCGGGTTTCCTCGTGGCGGCCTCGGAGTATCTGCGGGAGCATCACGAGGAACTTTTCCGCGATGCGACGCACCGCAAGGCGTTTCACACCTCGATGTTTAGTGGCTTCGATTTCGATTCGACGATGCTGCGTATTGGCAGCATGAACATGCTCATGCACGGGGTTGAGAACCCGGAGATTGCGTACCGTGATTCGCTTTCGGAGGGTGCTGCGGGCGAGGAGAGCCGGTACACCCTTATTCTTGCGAATCCTCCTTTTGCGGGGTCTCTTGATTACGACACGACCTCGAGTGACCTGCTGCGCATGGTGAAGACGAAAAAGACGGAGCTGCTGTTCCTTGCTCTTTTCCTCCGCCTTCTTGAGCCCGGTGGCCGGGCGGCTGTGATTGTGCCCGACGGCGTTCTTTTCGGGTCGAGCAGGGCACATAAGACTCTGCGCAAGACGATCGTGGAGGAGCAGAAGCTCGATGCCGTCATCAAGCTTCCCTCGGGCGTTTTCCGCCCCTATGCGGGTGTTTCCACCGCGATTCTTTTGTTCACGAAGACCGATTCGGGTGGTACCGAGGACGTGTGGTTCTATGACGTGAGGGCCGACGGTTTCTCGCTTGACGATAAGCGCAACCCGATCGACGACAGCGATCTTCCCGACGTTCGCAAGCGCTGGGCCGAGCGCCACGGCAGCGAGAAGGACCGCGCCCGCACCGAGCAGTCGTTCTGCGTTCCCAAAGCCGAGATCGTCGAGCAGGGCTACGACCTCTCCCTCAACCGCTACAAAGAGATCGAGTACGAGGAAGTCGAGCACCGCGACCCTGCCGACATCATCGCCGACATCAAACAGCTCAACGCCGAGATCGACCGCGAGCTCGCGGAGCTGGAGGAGATGCTGCGATGAGGATGGTGAAGCTGGGCGAAATAAGTAGTCCTAAGCAATGGCGCTCTCTGCCTAAGTCAGCGATGACAGCGACGGGATATCCCGTCTACGGAGCAAATGGGCGTATTGGGTGGTATTCCGAGTACACACACGAGCATCCCGTCATTGCTATAGGTTGTCGGGGGTCTATTGGGAGCGTTCACCTATCTGAGCCACGCAGCTACATCACGAGTAACGCAATGGCACTGGATTCTTTGCGAACTGATCTAGTAGATCGAAATTTTCTTCTTAGATTCCTCTCCTGGCGTGGATTCCGGGATGTAACAAGTGGTTCGTCGCAACCGCAGCTAACGCGTCAAAATATTGTCAAAATCGATGTCCCCCTGCCTACGTTGACTGAACAAAGACGGATTGCGGCGATCCTGGACAAAGCCGACGCCATCCGTACCAAGCGCCGACAGACGCTCGCTCGACTCGGTGAGCTCAAGGTCTCACTGTTTGACTCTATGTTCTACGGAAAGGGGTATGCCACCGCGCCTTTGAACGATGTATGTCTCAGGCGTGGAGAGTACGGTTCTACCGTTGCCAGTACTGAAATCAGTGATGATCTTCCTCGATATGTCAGAATTACTGACATTCAAGAAGACGGAAATCTCTCAGGCGAAGCTCGTGGGCCAGCGGGTGCGTCTTCGGAATGGAATCGTTACCTGCTGAACGACGGCGATATTCTCTTTGCAAGATCAGGCGCAACAGTTGGCAAAACATTTCTTTATCGAAGCTCGGACGGCCCATGCGTCTTCGCCGGCTATTTGATTCGCTTCGTCCCGAATACTAAATTAGTCGACCCAGCGTTTCTCTTTTCGTTCACCCGCACCTCAAGGTATAAATCCTGGGTTGCTGCCCGGCAGAATGTTGTGGCGCAGCCGAACATTAACGCCAAGCAATATGGATCTGAGCTTATGGTTCCTTTGCCCCCAATCGAATACCAAAAAGAATTCGCTCGTCGTGTTAAGGCGATAGACAACATAAGCGCTAACGTCAAGGAGATCCTTGAGCAAGACGATGCTCTCTTCGCCTCCCTCCAATCCCGCGCGTTCAAAGGAGAACTCTGATGGGCAACTTCGACTTCTTGCGGGCTGAGTGGCCGCAGATT
The window above is part of the Dermabacter vaginalis genome. Proteins encoded here:
- a CDS encoding HsdM family class I SAM-dependent methyltransferase, with product MIQGELRSRIDRVWDAFWSGGISNPLEVIEQITYLLFLRRLDDLQDNAERKARFTGSPIENPVYLPGQEHLRWKNLRELSPDQMFARMSGEVFPYLQNLGHQFSGGDSTFTQHMKGARFTIPNAQLLTKVVDMLDQVPMENRDTNGDLYEYMLSKLATSGTNGQFRTPRHIIELMVDLMAPKPGDRIVDPACGTAGFLVAASEYLREHHEELFRDATHRKAFHTSMFSGFDFDSTMLRIGSMNMLMHGVENPEIAYRDSLSEGAAGEESRYTLILANPPFAGSLDYDTTSSDLLRMVKTKKTELLFLALFLRLLEPGGRAAVIVPDGVLFGSSRAHKTLRKTIVEEQKLDAVIKLPSGVFRPYAGVSTAILLFTKTDSGGTEDVWFYDVRADGFSLDDKRNPIDDSDLPDVRKRWAERHGSEKDRARTEQSFCVPKAEIVEQGYDLSLNRYKEIEYEEVEHRDPADIIADIKQLNAEIDRELAELEEMLR
- a CDS encoding DUF3566 domain-containing protein, with amino-acid sequence MSSTSDDKTQPIAKQGGPEQSAESRNATAALSEGVTSRIDAIKSGETDEPKSTSRTKKNAQAQGAKEGNAASEQASDRAAAPQAGQSHGAKAGGQSRGAHDAQANRAQTGAQPVPRSRTTHQPAARPVPGAHETAPAQEAPRQGGRRVKLTLSQLDPWSVMKLSFLVAIAFGIALIIAVAILWQIVDAIGLWDQIYQIGSDLNSGKPLPFMEYFEFSKMLSYSVIVAVLNVVIITALGTLFAFLYNIVASLLGGLKVTLTDN